DNA sequence from the Salmo trutta chromosome 28, fSalTru1.1, whole genome shotgun sequence genome:
ATAACTCGAGAAAGTATTTATACTATTATATACATGGTCAGACCATTACCATATGTACAATgttcagggatactggagtgatctCTTCTTACAATTTGATCTTAAACATATCcaaaaccacactgctaaccttatgcctaaccttaagactAAAAAGCATGTTTTGGTTTTCACGATTTGACGATCTAGTCAATTTTTGACTTTGGCTGTGTTAACTCTGTTGGCTGGGAAGGAAGTGTTAACCAGCAGCAATAGCatcattgtttatttgtttttatacTATCTGGTTCTGCCTACACAAATTGATCTACCACTCAATATGTCTGTTTATCATCAGGTTTTATTGTGATTACTGTGATACCTACCTTACTCATGACTCGGTAAGTCTGCATAACATTGCTAGTGGAATTGTTTCCTGATTGCATGTGGTTGATTCTGTCATTAAGCTGAATGTGatgagttttttttcttcttttaccCTATTATAAGTTATGTTGGTCAACATTGATGAATGTTCTGTGTTTGGCAGCCCTCTGTGAGGAAAACACACTGCAGTGGCCGCAAACACAAAGAAAATGTAAAAGACTACTACCAGAAATGGATGGAAGAACAAGCGCAGAGCCTCATTGACAAAACAAGTGAGTAACACGAAAAAAAGCCTGACCTGTCTTTGTTACCTCGTGTTAAGCCAATACCGTCTTAGGTGAACGGGGCCTGAAGGCTAATATGTTAGGAGCTCtgactttgtcattgtgtttctCTTAGCTGCTGCCTTCCAACAAGGGAAGATGCCCCCAACACCATTCCCAGGAGCCCCACCTCCAGGGGGTGCCATGATCCCTCCACCAAACCTCAGTAAGTGCATTAAGgccatgtatactgaacaaaaatataaaacgcaacatgtaaagtgttggtttcatgagctgaaataaaagatcccagaaatattccacaTGCACAAAAAACTCTCAAATTGtgtacatttgtttacatccatgttggtaagcatttctcttttgccaagctaacccatccacctgacaggtgtggcatatcaggaggctgattaaacagcatgatcattacacaggtgcaccttgtgctggggacaataaaaggcctaaaatgtgccattttgtcatgcaacacaatgctacaatgtctcaagttttgagggagtgtgcaattggcatgctgactccaagaatgtctaccagagctgttgccagataatgtaatattaatttctctaccataagttgcctccgtcgtttcagagaatttggtagtacatccaaccggccttgcaaccgcagactacgtgtaaccacgccaacccaggacctccacatctgtttTCTTCACCTGTGGAATTGTctgagggggggtgggggtgctgtGGATTATTTCTGTCTCTAATGAAGCCCTTTTCATGGGGGAAACTAATTTTGATTGGCAGGGCCTGGCTACAGAATGGGGAGCCCaattttatttaaattgactgatttcctta
Encoded proteins:
- the LOC115165815 gene encoding U1 small nuclear ribonucleoprotein C → MPKFYCDYCDTYLTHDSPSVRKTHCSGRKHKENVKDYYQKWMEEQAQSLIDKTTAAFQQGKMPPTPFPGAPPPGGAMIPPPNLNGPPRPGMLPTPQMGGPPMMPMMGGMGPPPGMMGGPGMRPPMGGRMQMMPGHHMMRPPGHPMMMRPMMARPDR